The Oncorhynchus mykiss isolate Arlee chromosome 5, USDA_OmykA_1.1, whole genome shotgun sequence DNA window gtggctgaatggaagcaagtttcTGCACATGAACTTGAACGCAGTTTGGCCATGACATCGTGATCTGTTTTTGTTACcaaatttttctccccaatttcaatcttgtctcattgctgcaactccccaatgggcttgggaggcgaaggtcgagtaaTGTGTCCTCCAAAACCCGCCAAACCTTAACACCCACTCGCCTAACCCGGGAAGCCAGCTGCACTAACGTGTTGGAGTAAACACCATTcacctgacgaccgaggtcagcctgcaggcgcccggcccaccacaaggagtccctagagcgcaatgagccaagaAAAGACAATTGTGCGTCActctacgggactcccaatcacggcctgttgtgatCCATCCCGGGATCAAacacgggtctgtagtgacgcctctagcactgcgatacagtgcctcagaccactgcgccactcgggagcctccgATCAGCAATTTCTATTGGAGAATCAGTTTCTAGGCATCTTCATACAATCTTTGATGTGCTTGTCTAATGTTACCAGGATGTGCTCACAGTGTTTAGTCTAAAGGTGGCAGCAGAGAGCTGGTGGGGACAACACACCCTTTGTTCAGAAACAAGGAAGGGAGAGGAATAAGGCCTGCGTAACACTTCATGTTTCAGAGAGCAGACCTTTCTACAATGTTCTTGTTTTCCATCTTTAAGGTCTATCGTATCATATAAAATACATTCAATTAGATCAAATATTGTACGGACCACTCAGTGGACTTATCAGTCTCTTGCTACAGGCGAGACCAAATAAGGACGCGAGACATACTGACAGGATGACCTCACCGCCCCACCATATCCATATGGCTGGGGTTCTGATTACGCTATGACACATGCTTTGTGTATAGAGCACACCATGGAGGTTAACGTtgcagcacagacagacagggttattgATCCCATATGAATCTCAGGTCTTTCGCAGAGATGTCACCGAGTTCCCTGCAAAATAATCTACAGGGGTTGACAAGCTTGACTTTACAAGATGCACACAAGGCGTCCAAGCGTGCAGTAGGTAGGTAAGACAGCATATTGAACATAGTGTCACAGCGACACCATTCGGACGATGTCAGCAGTGAAAACTAGATGTACGTACCATGACCGTGCAGTCCTCGGAGCCGCTGGCGATGACATGGTCATTGTGAGGGCACCAGTCGATGTCCAGGACAGGTCCCGTATGACCACATACTGTTGGGTAGGCCTTGTCTATGCGACCCGtctggagagaaaggaggaggttTGGTATGATTGCTGGAGATCAGTAACAAAGGACGGGGAGAAACTGAACCCCCCCAATCCTACTGGCAAAGACCAAGGGTTGACTTGTGAAGGAGACAGAAATACAGCGTCAGGCTTAAGGACATACTACTCTCCCTGGGAGACAGACCATttattgttgttactgtatgTCTGGCATTTCTAAACTATTACTTTCAGCACCATTCATCATCTTTACTATCATCAAATCCCCAAGGCTGGATTATACGTGGTCGTTTACAAACTCCGCGGGCTAacgttcctaaagaaaatacCATTCATCCAATCAGAGGGCCTCTAGATGACATGAGCAACCTGGGGGTCAGCGTGTGACCTCTGCCGTCAACTGGATCAATGAGTGATGAGGAGAGGACCCCCCACTTATTTCGCTCAGCTCCTCTGTCTTTGGGTTAATCCAGGCTGACACCGACTCTGTGCATGGCAGGACTGAGGCCTCAGTGACGTCACGAAAGGGCTGTGTGAGAAACTGGTTCTCCTATTTACAACTAGCCTGGTCCCGGACTACGGCTGTAACTAACctcagcatttaaaaaaaataccacAGTGATAAAGAAATTTGTCCCCACCCCCACCAAGAGTAATCGCTATGGCAAGGTATAGGGCTAGAGAGGTCTGCATTCTCGTTAATGATTCATTAAGTCTGCAGCTATGTTGATATTTTTTCAGTGTTTCTCTCAATGAGCCATTAATACTAAATAGAAATATCAGGCTCTCAAAACTCCTAATTATGAGATGCTGGAATTGAGAAGCAATCTAATCACTGGTTTGACCCCCTGGGGCCTAACTGGCACTCCCTGTCTGCCATTACTGCTGTTGTCACGGTAACAACTTGCCAGGAGGAGTGGGAACAGCAAGTTCATATTCACAACATAGCCTATCATACAGAtcaaggagggagggatagtttgGGTTTGTTGACTGAGTATCTTCACTAATTAGACTCCCCATACACAGGCCTCTCTCTCAGGGGAAATGCAGATCAGTTCCAGAACAAGACATCGGTAACAATCACGTTTCCAGTAGGGCTGGGAATGTCCAGGGACATCCCGATATGATGTGTAttgcgattctatatgtattttgATTCAATACTGCAATTTTATTGCAATTTGATGCTCCAAAGATATTGCTCACCATGTctactgcagagggacaagagagccaTGAGTAAAATGAGTTTTGACCACATGGACATAAAAAtggctgaaaacatgttggctcaccacTTAAAAAGATTAAAACGGCTGAAATGTCAGAATCTCGTAGTGCCCCTTTAAGCAATGAAGCAGTTACCAGTCTCTTTAAGGGGGATGAAGGAAATATATGATCATGTAAGCTAATTAACCAAGTGGACTAGAATAATTGCATCCCATCCAGTACTCTAGGGTCAGTGAGGCAAGTGTAACAAGAGGGCGTGAATGCATGTAATGCAAATGCCTTTACAACAACCATACTGattaaaataaatgtgattgattgctTGTCTATGGTGTTTGTTACTATAAGTGGCTGGCACGGTTTCCAAatgctaacgttttagcatttgtggcacaaatcccattcaagtcatgggaccgatattagcatttttaGCCAATCATGTTTAATCATGCGTTACACAGGCAGCtgaattctgatcttttttttcaCTAAATTGGTCTTTTGAtaaatcagatcagctctgaaaaagatctgaggTGATCGGTCAAACGACTAATTATTGGgggaaaatatcagaattgggctgcttgtGTATATGTAGCACAGGTGACTTTTGTGAGCTTCACAATCAACTTGAGATACTTTCTAATTTTTTGAACATGATGCGCGAAAAATGTGAATATTGGTCCcatgaatgggatttgtgccacaaatgctaaaaccaGGGGTAAAAAAAATCCCATGACTGAAACTTAAGTCGATCTCAGATCGATTGTCTGGGGCCAAGTTAACCTCCCCTTTAACGTAAGAAAGTTATGACCATTATGCATTTTGGGGAAGAGGATAATTTTGTACATGTATTAAACTGGGAGTTGACCAATTCCAGTCCCCTGCTCAGGGGGTGCGGGGTGCTCCCGGGGATCATTTTTATGTAGAAGGACTGAGTTCTGGTGAAGGTCAGTTCTGGTGACTTTTTAAGAAGGACATTCTACTCCAAAATGTATGAAAATAAAATGGCGCTGATCAAAAATATAATTTCCACCACCAGAAAAGAGCCCCAAAAAAATGTTGGTAAAAATTGTGTATAAATTATTAAAACATATTAGACCAGATGTCGCATAGAACACACAACAACAAGTCGACTAGGTAAACAATTCTACTATGAGGCCGTCTGATTTAGTTTTAATAACATTACATGGCAAAAATAGAAACACTGGAAAGTGATAAAGTATAGGCTTTGAATTACTTTGCCAGCAGCTACAGTAGGCAACACAGCGCTGTTTGAGTTGTGCGCTGCAGTAGTGCGCATGTTAGACTATTTCACCCCccctgtcataccttgtccatagactgtttAAACAGGGCAAGGAAACTaaatgtcattttgtaatttgggtgaactatccctttaaactcAAACATGTTTTCCTGAACAAATGATGCAAATCGATATTTGATTACAACATCAATATGACACTCTTCAATATAAGTGATTCTGCTTTATATATTTGAATGTAGAGTTTGCCCCTACATTTTTAACACCCATGTCCCAGAATCCTCTAGGCAACACACATTTCCGTCAGCCAatcgggagagagacaggaaatggTCCTGTAGGCAGCCTGACATGCAAAGTGCTGGACTTCCATATATGGTCAAATCTgctgacagcagcagcagcaagctCTTGGGTACTgaatagagggaggggagagagagaggagagtggagacagACAATTGCTGTTGGCTGTTCACACAACTCCCCTATACACATACACCGGCTCTCTTGTCACACTGATCAATCCCGGGCATAGGAAGCTTCTTTCAAATTCAATTTTCTTTCACCAAATTTAAACCACCTAGACATTTGACCTAAAATCCATTCAGCGTGTAGCACTACTGTCCAGAAGTTGTTGGTCTTCCATAGGGTCAGAAAACCTGAAAGAGGTGGGCGAGCCTTTTTGCAGTAAGATACTACAGCACACCCTCACGTTCTGTATACATTGTTGGACCAACAAAATTCGATTGGCATATACATATCCGGAATAGTAAAATATCATTGTAATCTAATTTAGTTGAAGTGATAGGAATGAGCCATTTCAAGAAAGACCTCTGCAATCAAATCCTTAGGAAATAACAAATAATCAAAATCATACTGAAACAGAACGGAGCGACTGAATGTAACTAATACTGAGATATAGGCCAACAGTGAGAGGAAGTGTTCCAAGAGCAATGAGACAGGAGGAGCCACGACGCTGCCTGGTTGGCCGACAGTGACACACTCACCTTAAGCAGAGGGAGGACGAGGAAGGCTCCGCCCCCACTGGCCTCGATGATGATGGCGACAAATTTGGGGTTGACGGCACAGAAGGAGCTGTCCCATGTGACCCGGGAGACGCGGATGTCGTCATAGCACTGGTCGTTCTTCACTGCCTGGCCAAAGACATGACGGAACTTACTCGCTCGCACCACTCGCCTGAACATATCTGTCatcaggaggagagacagggagagagggagagatgtcagaCAGATGCTAGAATGGGGTTACTAATCTCTTATGGACAGATGCACGTTACATAAATGGTATCATAGCGTCTGTCAGACTGTGGGATGCGATGATGAACAATGAACTTTGTTCCGGACGGGAAATTTGGCCCATTGACATGACTGAAATTTGGCTTCTGTttaggaggggggtggagacttTGCTAGTCTCGTTAGTATCTTTCCTCAAATCTCCCCCAGAACTTAATCaagatacttttgtatatatagtgaatgtggacaccccttccaattagtgaattcggctatttcagccacacccgttgctgacaggcgtataaaatctccatagacaaacattggcagtagaatggccttactgaagagctcagtgactttcaacatggcaccgtcataggatgccacctttccaacaagtcagtttgtcaaatatctgccctgctaaagctgcaagtgcggttattgtgaagtggaaacgtctagaagcaacaacagctcagccgcgaagtggtaggccacacaagctcacagaacgggaccaccgagtgctgaagcacatagcaCGTAAAAAATAATGTTCTCGGTGACAAAACACTCACTCCCGAATTCCAAAcggtctctggaagcaacattgGCACATTAAccgtttgttgggagcttcatgaaatggggttCCATGtacgagcagccgcacacaagccgcACGTAATGCCAAGCTTTGGCTGGAGTGGTGCAAAGCTCTgcctttggactctggagcagtggaaacgtgttctggagtgacgaatcacgcttcaccatctggcagtccgatgaacGAATCggagtttggcggatgccaggagaacgctacctttcCGAATacttagtgccaactgtaaagtttggtgaaggaggaataatgggctggggctgttgttcatggttcaggctactgtcggccccttagttccagtgacgggaaatcttaacactacaagataaaatgacattctagatgattagtttcatctagaatgtcattggggcagcaaaggggggaccaactccatattaatgcccatgattttggaatgagatgttcgacgaacaGGTGTCCGCatgcttttggtcatgtagtgtatatacaaaTATAAAACTTCACACTCTCTTTAGACACACTCTACACTGAAAACAAATATTGGTGTGGTCACTGCCCAAACAAAGGCTCAGTTGATGTGAAGCCACTCCAGGACATGGTCATTGACTCGGACATAAAGTTAGTTATATCCCCATCTCTGCCTTAAATGGAAGAACACAGCTTATCTAAACTGGATCAAGCCTAAATGGCAGAGCTGGCTCCCAGTCAGAATAGAGGCAGACTTTTAGATGTCTACTTTTCTGTGCATCTGATCAAATGAGGTGATGGCTGAGTTTGTGTGTATGAACTATGAACCTAGAAAGCATTAGCCTAATATGTATTTTGAGAAAACTTTGCATCTCATCCACCGCCCTTCTTATTAGACTACTTAGGCAGCCTTTATTCACATTGCCCAATGTTCACTTTGGCAAGCTCATGTTGGTGTAAGCTGGCCACAAACAAAGTCCCACGAGAGCTCTGTCTAGCTAGCGTATAGCTCTGTTTCCATAACAACAATGATAGATTCCCATCACGCCTCACAGGGAGCAGGCTCCCATCAGAAGAGCTGACTGACCCTGCTGCAGGAAGAGCTTAATCAATTACGGGTTAGCATCAAAGGCTTCCTTGTGTCTCCCATAGCCACCAACAGAATGCGGTGCATagccacagtacagtactgtgAAATCAGCCAGGGCTGAGCCAGGACAGGCAGTAATAGAACTGATGCTTATGGGCTATGTTCCACTCAGGGTCTTTAGCTCAGACTCGGAGACCTTTCACGTCATCAAGTATCACAAGCAGTGTGCACTAAAACTTTGTACTTGACACCCCCTTGACCTGGTGGATAATCTTGAGGAGATACTGTGTGCAGTTGGCATTCTTGCCAACATGCCACCTAGGCCGAAACTCCCTATTGCTGGCAATTGGCATTCAATGAATTTTGATCCTCCCACCATCCTTCATATGGGATGTTGTTTTTTGATGACTGATGGTTTCCTGCTTAGTTTCCTTCAGAGGAAGTGGATGCAGAAGTTGTATCTTTCCTTTAGCCCATATAGTGGTCACAATGTGCATGGTAGACAGTGATAATAGACCAGGCTATAAGAATAGGCATGCCAGTCAGTCATTCTATGTACTTGCACTATTAACTCACGTTCTGCTACCTTCAATATCTATTCAGAATGTTCACTGATGACCTCGCAATCTCGCAAGGACTGCCAGAATGTAGTAAATAGCCTATCATTTGACCTGACATAAGCACCGGGCATAATCTCATAgattgttgttaggagctctgaGCTCCGTATTTTGAATGGTAGGACAGACAGAAACAGTCCTGATCTTAATAACACAGAAGTCGTCCCTGTGGTGAAAGAGACAGATGAAAGTCAGTAAACTACATGCTGAGGGAAGAGATGGCCTTTCAGTCAAGGTCATTTTCATTATACAAGGAGCTGGTACATGTGTCGCTGGGCCGTCCGCTCTCACACACGTGTGAATGACAGCTAGAGCTACGGCGTTTACATTCTTCTTCTGACTGAGATCAACCTTGCCTGTCTCAGGTCAATGGGTTTGCATCTTTTTGATGAAATGGGGCCAGTGACAGAAACATCTGCATctacagtgggctccaaaattactggcacccctgactggcaatgcacaaacaatgcttaaacaaatataaacaatataattatagagataaactctaaataccaacatgtgagaaatactgtactttattaatgtttcaatggaaccaaccaaaataatttattgatttaattaaaaatCAATGTCCTCCAAATCAAGGTTTCACAATTAATGGCAACCTTAAagatttttgtaaataacatctaccaaaattaaaccactaattaaattccacttatttaagtttatctaagttttaaggaactatattgagccattacatcacttcctgtttcactagggTATAAAAAAGAGGTAACACACATGCAATATAACGCTGTCATCCAACAAcatgaagaaaacaaaagaaCTAGCAGTTCAAAAAGAGACAGATGGTCATAGACCTTCATAAATCTGGTAATGGCTACAAGAAGATCCACAAACGATTGAATATACCACTGAGCACTGTCAGGGCAattattaaaaaattaaaaagatatggaacagttgaaaacctcacgggtagaggacgcaaatgcattttgccccccaggatagggaggaggatagtgagagaagcaacaaaatccccaagaatcactgtgaaagaattgCAGGCCCTGGTGGCGTCTTGGGGTCACCAGGTTTCAAAAAGCACCATCAGACGCCACCtcacaggctctttggaagggttgccagaagaaagccctttctgaccccaagacacagacgcaagcgcttggagtttgacaaacgtcatttaaattatgactggaagaaggtgctccggtcagatgagaccaaaactGAACGTTTTGGTCAGATACAGCATCAGCATGTTTGGCgtcgaaacagagatgcatacaaggggaggcacctcatacccacggtgaaatatggaggggggtcagtgatgttttggggctgttttaattccagaggtccaggggCACTGGTTAAGACAGGCATAATGAATTCCACCAAGTATCAGGCAATTTTGGCTGACAATCTGGTTGTCTCTGCCAGAAGGCTGGGACTTGACCGTAAGgtggactttccaacaagacaatgacctgAAACATACCTCAACATCCACACAAAAATGGTTCTGTGACAACAAAATTAaagttctgccatggccatctcagtcgccGGACCTCAATCCAATCGAAAAGTTTTCATAATCGGAAATCGATTTtccaatcattttttttttttttttttacacctttatttaactaggaaagtcagttaagaacacattcttattttcaatgacggcctaggaagtgggttaactgccttgttcaggggcagatgacagattttcaccttgtcagctcgggggatccaatcttgcaacattaactagtccaacacaataacgacctgcctctctctcgttgcactccacaaggagttacgcgaatgcagtaagccaaggtaagttactagctagcattaaacttatcttataaaaaacaatcaatcataatcactagttaactacacatggttgattatattactagatattatctagtgtgtcctgcgttgcatataatcggactgagcatacaagtatgactgagcggtggtaggcagaagcaggcgcgtaaacattaattcaaacagcactttcgtgcgttttgtcagcagctcttcgtggtgcgtcaagcattgcgctgtttatgacttcaagcctatcaactcccgagatgaggctggtgtaaccgaagtgaaatggctagctagttagcgcgcgctaattgtcgttgtgttgctggttcgagcccagggaggagcgaggagagggacggaagctacagtgccgtgcgaaagtattcggcccccttgaactttgcaaccttttgccacatttcaggcttcaaacataaagatataaaagtgtatttttttttgtgaagaatcaacaacaagtgggacacaatcatgaagtggaacgacatttattggacatttcaaactttttcaacaaatcaaaaactttaaaattgggcgtgcaaaattattcagcccctttactttcagtgcagcaaactctctccagaagttcagtgaggatctctgaatgatccaatgttgacctaaatgactaatgatgataaatacaatccacctgtgtttaatcaagtctccgtataaatgcacctgcactgtgatagtctcagaggtccgtcaaaatcgcagagagcatcatgaagaacaaggaacacaccaggcaggtcggagatactgttgtgaagaagtttaaagctggatttggattcaaaaagatttcccaagctttaaacatcccaaggagcactgtgcaagcgatattattgaaatggaaggagtatcagaccactgcaaatctaccaagacctggccgtccctctaaactttcagctcatacaaggagaagactgatcagagatgcagccaagaggcccatgatcactctggatgaactgcagagatctacagctgaggtgggagactctgtccataggacaacaatcagtcgtatattgcacaaatctggcctttatggaagagtggcaagaagaaagccatttcttaaagatatccataaaaagtgtcgtttaaagtttgccacaagccacctgggagacacaccaaacatgtggaagaaggtgctctggtcagatgaaaccaaaattgaactttttggcaacaatgcaaaacgttatgtttggcgtaaaagcaacacagctcatcaccctgaacacaccatccccactgtcaaacatggtggtggcagcatcatggtttgggcctgcttttcttcagcagggacagggaagatggttaaaattgatgggaagatggatggagccaaatacaggaccattctggaagaaaacctgatggagtctgcaaaagacctgagactgggacggagatttgtcttccaacaagacaatgatccaaaacataaagcaaaatctacaatggaatggttcaataataaacatatccagctgttagaatggccaagtcaaagtccagacctgaatccaatcgagaatctgtggaaagaactgaaaactgctgttcacaaatgctctccatccaacctcactgagctcgagctgttttacagttttatatatttatgtttgaagcctgaaatgtggcaaaaggtcgcaaagttcaagggggccgaatactttcgcaaggcactgtatactgttacactggcaatactaaagtgcctataagaacatccaatagtcaaaggttaatgaaatacaaatggtataaagggaaatagtcctataataactacaacctaaaacttcttacctgggaatattgaagacttatgttaaaaggaaccaccagttttcatatgttctcatgttctgcgCAAGGAacatggaacatattgcactt harbors:
- the cor1c gene encoding Coronin-1C (The RefSeq protein has 2 substitutions, 1 non-frameshifting indel compared to this genomic sequence), with protein sequence MFRRVVRASKFRHVFGQAVKNDQCYNDIRVSRVTWDSSFCALNPKFVAIIIEASGGGAFLVLPLLKYPRACCCCQQI